The region ATAACATCCTATAAGGATGCGATGGATGCTATTGGTGCGGGTGCAGATGCACTTGGTTTTGTTTTTTATGAAAAATCACCTCGCTATATTTCACCCTCAGATGCTAAAAATATTATCTCAAAACTTCCACCTTTTGTTGAAAAAGTTGGTCTCTTTGTAAATGTAGATGCACAAGTTATAAACTCTTATATGCAAGAATCAGGATGCACTTTAGCACAAATACATTTTGAAGCATCAGAAGCTGTATATGAGCAGCTTTTTGTTCCATACATTAAAGTCATAAGAGCAAAAGAGGCTAAAGATATTTTGCAATACTCAGATGAGTATAGATTAGTAGATGCATATTGTGAAGCTTACGGTGGAGCTGGCAAAAGATTAAATATAGAGTGGTTTAAAGATATAGATTGCTCTAAAATCATAATTGCAGGTGGTCTAGATGCAACAAATGTAGCATCTCTAAAAGAGTATGGTTTTTATGGGGTTGATGTGAGTAGTGGAGTTGAAATCTCTCATGGTAAAAAAGATTTTAAAAAAGTTAGAGACTTCATAACGAATGCTCGCTAACTATTTTCCTCTTGATGCAAAAAGCATCTCAAAATTAGCTACAAAGGGTTTACCTCTAGATAAGCTCAAATCTCAAATAGATGATAGTATAGATTTTTCGCTTGAACTTTGGCGTTCACAAGGTCTTGATATCATAAAAGATAGAGGTTATTATTATTTTTCTACAAAGTTTATACCTATGAATGAAGCAGAATTTTGTATAGTTGATATTGAAACAAATGGTTCTAAAATCGATAAACATCAAATCATAGAAATAGCAGGTTTAAAAATCAAAAATTCAAAAGTTATAGATAGTTTTGAATCTCTTGTTAAATGCTCTGAAATAAATGAACATATTACAGCTATAACTGGTATAAGCGTAAAAGACACTATAGATGCGCCTCCTCTTAAAGATGTGTTATATAATTTTAAACTCTTTTTAGCAGATGCTGTATTTGTTGCGCATGATGTAAAATTTGATTATAAATTCATATCACAATCTATGCAAAAGATAGGACTTGAACCTCTTTTAAACAGAAGTATTTGTTCCCTTGCTCTTGCTGAGAGAACCATAGAATCATATAGATATGCACTATCTTATCTCAATGAAA is a window of uncultured Sulfurimonas sp. DNA encoding:
- a CDS encoding phosphoribosylanthranilate isomerase, encoding MKVKICGITSYKDAMDAIGAGADALGFVFYEKSPRYISPSDAKNIISKLPPFVEKVGLFVNVDAQVINSYMQESGCTLAQIHFEASEAVYEQLFVPYIKVIRAKEAKDILQYSDEYRLVDAYCEAYGGAGKRLNIEWFKDIDCSKIIIAGGLDATNVASLKEYGFYGVDVSSGVEISHGKKDFKKVRDFITNAR
- a CDS encoding 3'-5' exonuclease, translated to MLANYFPLDAKSISKLATKGLPLDKLKSQIDDSIDFSLELWRSQGLDIIKDRGYYYFSTKFIPMNEAEFCIVDIETNGSKIDKHQIIEIAGLKIKNSKVIDSFESLVKCSEINEHITAITGISVKDTIDAPPLKDVLYNFKLFLADAVFVAHDVKFDYKFISQSMQKIGLEPLLNRSICSLALAERTIESYRYALSYLNEIFKLNKNASHHRAMSDVMTTYGLFKLSIENINENINNVEDLIKFSKEAKRLKRPKFDPLLENQKEDEEL